One Glandiceps talaboti chromosome 2, keGlaTala1.1, whole genome shotgun sequence genomic region harbors:
- the LOC144453614 gene encoding uncharacterized protein LOC144453614 produces the protein MLYSLFTHDCVTVSDNNFIIKFADDTTVGGLIKNDETSYRNEVNSIITWCSENNLELNVKKTKEIIVDFRRNPSDIVPLVINNSEVEIVQYFKFLGVYLSADLKWEINTDHIVKKAQKRLFFLRRLRSFRVSQGLLIKFYRAVVESVLTLSIIVWRGNATVDDRKRLNRIVNNASSIIGCQLPSLNELYNAQVKKRAQSIVKDDFHPALSAEQASGMRSLGRRMRFLTGNGICR, from the exons ATGTTATACTCATTATTTACCCATGATTGTGTTACTGTGTCtgataataattttatcatcaaatttgcTGATGACACCACCGTGGGCGGATTAATCAAAAACGATGAAACATCATATCGTAATGAAGTGAACTCTATCATAACATGGTGCTCTGAAAACAATCTTGAACTGAATGTCAAAAAGACCAAAGAGATTATTGTGGACTTTCGTAGGAATCCATCTGATATTGTTCCTCTAGTCATCAACAACTCAGAGGTTGAAATAGTGCAGTATTTTAAGTTTCTCGGTGTTTACCTCTCAGCCGATCTGAAATGGGAAATCAATACTGATCATATTGTGAAGAAAGCACAGAAAAGATTGTTTTTCTTAAGACGATTGAGAAGTTTCCGTGTCAGCCAGGGACTGTTGATTAAGTTCTACCGAGCGGTGGTTGAGAGTGTCCTGACACTGTCAATCATCGTTTGGAGGGGCAATGCCACAGTTGATGACCGGAAACGTCTCAATCGAATCGTTAACAATGCCAGTAGCATCATTGGATGCCAACTTCCTTCTCTTAATGAGTTGTACAACGCTCAAGTAAAGAAAAGAGCTCAGTCAATTGTAAAAGACGATTTCCATCCAGCAC tcagTGCTGAGCAAGCATCTGGGATGAGAAGTCTGGGAAGAAGAATGAGGTTTTTGACTGGAAATGGTATTTGTAGATGA